The Methanotorris formicicus Mc-S-70 genome segment TTTTTCATTTTTTATTTTTAATTTGTAGTTAAAATCGAAAACTTTTTAATCTTTCTTTTTTATATTTTGTGAAATGAATTTTTAATAAAAATTTAGTTTTAATTTATACTTTTAATGCTTGAAATGGTGATGTAATGGTATTTAAAAAGATAGAGGAAAATTTTAAAGAGTTAAAGAATGGAAATGAGGAATTTACAAAATATGGGTTGATAGATAAGGAAGATGCCTTAAAATTATTTGAAATAAACAAATGGGATGATTATTTGAGATTATTTAATATTGCCTCAGAGGTTAGGGATTATTTTAAGAAAGAAATTGAAATAACTTCAACAATTCACATAACCAACATCTGTAAAGTTAATCCTAAGTGTTTATACTGTGGTTTTGCAGCAGGAACTTCAAGGGAGGGTTATTATAATCCATTTAGGATTTCTAATGAAGATATAAAAAAATCAGCAATAGCAATTGAGGAGAGTGGAATTTGTAGGGTTAGTTGCTCATCTGCACATGGTTATGAGGGGAGAGAGGTTTTAAGGGCATTAAAAATCGTTAAGGAAAATACAAATTTGGAGGTTTTGGTAAATGCTGGAGCGGATTTAACAGAAGAATCTATTAAAGAAATGAGAAAATATAATATAGATACAATTTGCTGTAATTTAGAAACAATAAATGAAGAGTTATTTAATAAGGTAAAACCGGGGGAAAAATTAAAAGATAGAATAAAGGTCTGCAAATTAGTGAGGAAATATGATATTGAACTATCTTCTGGATTATTAATTGGAATTGGAGAGAGTTATGAGGATAGAGTTGAACATCTTTTTTATTTGAAGGAGTTGGGTGTTGGGGAAATTCCTATAATGGGATTCAATCCCTACAAAGACACGCCAATGGAAAATCATCCAAAATGTTCTGCATTAGAGCAGGCAAAGACGATTGCAATAACACGGTTAATATTCCCAAATATAAGGATAACTTCTCCAACACCAACAATAGGGGCTGAGTTGGTGCAATTTGCTTTATTGGGGGGAGCAAGTAATGTGGCAACAGTTATTCCTGATAATCATCCAATGAATATTAAAGGGGTTGGAAATCCAAAAACAGGAAATCTAAATGAGGTAATTAAATTAATTAGGGAAATTGGTTTAACACCAAAAATAAGGAAAAATAGGGTAGGAATGAAGGAAAGAAACTAAATAAGAATTAACAAAAGAACATGCTATTATGGGGGATTATGATAGGGATGAATCCACTTATATTAAATTTTATTGTTTTAGTTTCGTTTATTGTGTTATTTATTGCAGTATTTTTTATTATGAATTCGTTAGTTATAATATCTCTAACTGCAATTTTGCTCATATCTTTAATAAGTTACGTTTATTCCTTTATAAAAGTGGAGAGCGTAGATAAGGGAAAATTAATCCACAAAGATAAAATAAGTTTATCCAAATTAAGATATGATTCGTTTATAGTTCTAATATTGGGGGTTATGATTATACTATACTACAAACATATAATACCCACATGGTTGCTGGTGGCATTAATAATATTGGATTTTGCATATAGGTGTTTAGGAAACTATATTATTTTGAAACCACCAATCAAAGTATATGAAAAAGGTATTGTTTTGGGAAGTACAGCATTCTATACATGGGATGAATTGAATATGAATGAAGAAGGGGACAAAATTAAAATAAAAATAAAATATATTCCAAAGAGAATTGTTTTAGATAAAAATATACTGGATAAATTGAGGAGTAAATATGGTGGAAATTGATACTTTTACTTTCATTTAATGATTGGAATACTTATTGGAAGTATATTTTTCTTTGTCGTATTTTATCGGAACTGCAAATTTTAAATATGTAATTATTATAGGGTTTTATTAATCATGGGTTGTTGGGTATGAAAATTATTTAAAAGTTGATTTAACAAATAGTTAAATTTAAAAATAAAAATCTTGGTGCAAGTTATGAGGGGAGAGGGTGTTTATCTAACTTATTTATTTATCTTAGGAAGTTTGCTATTTGTTGAAGTTTTTGTTTTTAGTTTGATATACTTTGTTTATGGATTGAGTTTAAAAACAGTTGTTGGAGTTTTGGCATTTGGTTTAGTATTGTTGCTAATTTCAATTATTTTAGTTAGATTATTGGATAAATTAATTAATGAAAAAAATAAAGGAAAATTAATCAAAAAATACACAAAATCAAAGATTTTAAATAAAAAATATAAAATTTTAAGGATTTTATTGTTTGTTGTAGGGGTTAATTTTTATATTTTTGGATGGTTAACATCTCTAAATATAAATCCATATACAAAATTTCTTTTATATTCAATTTCCGCATTTTTTATAATTGTTTCAGTATCTATTGGATATATTAAAGTAGAATTTTACGAAAATGGAATTTTTATCAATCCATTAGGTTTTTATAAGTGGGGGGAGGTTGATAGAGAAGATTTAAATGATGGATTAATTTTAAAAATAAATAACTTGGTGATAGAATGCAAAATGGGACAAATCCAATAATTCTTGAAATATGTTGCATATTCTCAGCAACTATTATATGTCTCGCATATTTAATTTTAGAGAATGGTAATTTCAATTTATTAGAATTTTTTAAATTGTTTATTCCATTTTTGTTAATTTTTTGCATGGTTATAGGGGTTATGCTTTTTAAATCGTTAAAATCCATTAAGAAAATGGATAAGGGAAATTTTTTAAAAGAAATGGAAGTAAAATTTTATGATTCAAAAATAAGAATCATCTGGGTTGTTTTATTGATATTATTCTTTGTATTAACAAAGATTTATGTTTCACCAGATAATCTATTCTCGGTATTAATATGTAGTGGTATTGTTGCATTGGAGATTGGAATTTATATAATTTTAACTCAGGAGTTAAAAATAGAGGTTTATGAAAAAGGAATTTTAGTTAATGGAATAAAGTTTTATAGTTGGAAGGAGTTAAAGATTAAAGAAAAAGATGGCAAAAGGATTCTAAAAATTCCTTACATTCCAAAAGAAATAACCATTTAAATGGGGAAAATATGAGGATAAATCCATATTATTTTTATTTGATTGGGAATAGTACCTTATTTGGAGTGATGTTTCTCCTATTGGGATTTGCTGATAGATTGAATTTAATGTTCCAAATTGGATTAGTTTTTGGGTTGGGGATTGTTTTTATAGTTCCAATACTTTATGCATGTTTCAAAGTTAAAAAAATAGATTTAGGTAAATTTGTTGGTAGGGGAAAAACTAAAATTGGGGATTGGCATTACGTTTTAGTTGGAATGTCTTTTATTCTTATTGGAATCTCAATTGTTTATTATTTTGCTTATGGAATATTATTACGTCATATTTTGTCTTCTTTAGTCCTATTTTTGGGTTTTTTAATAGCAAACCTCAAACAAACGCATTATATTTCTATTTATGAAAAAGGGGTTGTTGTTGATGGAATTGCATTTTATAGTTGGGATGAAGTTTATAAGAAGGAAGATGGGGATAAAACAATATTAAAAATAAAAGGAATTCCAAAAAAACTGATTTTAAAAATAGATAATAAAGTGATATTCTGAAAGGAGTTTTAAATTAATTATTGCGTTTTTAAAAAGGTATTTTTTATGAAAGAGTTATTATTTTAGACGACACTATATTCGTTGGGATGAAATTGAGAAAAAAGAAAAGGGCAATAAATTAATACTAAGAATAAAATATTATCCAAAAGAAATAATAATTAATAAAAATTTGTTGGGAGAGTATGAAAGTTGGGGTAACCAAAATGTATAGGGAAATTGCAGATTTAATTGGTTTGAGGGATTATAAAATAGTTAATCCATACAAAGAAAAATGCAACTGCGATTTTTTAATCATATCTAAGGGGTACAAAGAAATAGTAAAAAAACTAAATCCAAATGCAGAGATTTTTGAGGTTAGGTCAGCAACTTTTAAGGACTTAATTGAGACATTAGAAGAACTAAAAAGATTGAATATTGGAGATGAGAAAAAAATAAACAATTCAATCGAATCTTTGAAAAATAAAGAAAGGGAAATAAAAAAACTTTCAAAAAATTTAAATGCAAAGGTTAATCCAAAAACTGAATTTGTTAAGAGGGTTGTTAAGGATTTGGACTTAGAGATTTCAAATGATGGGATTTCGATAATCCCTGATTATTTGTTTGATGGAAAAAAGATGGAAAATATTATAATTTTAAAGACACATAACTATAATTTAGGATTGGTTGAGAGGATTGAAGATAGGTATTTGCAGATTATAAATAAATTGAGGGATTTTTATGAGAGAACTCATTAAAGATGCAATAAATGACTTAAATGCAGCATTGGAATTGAGAAAATTGATAATAAAAAAACTAAACGAAAATAAAATAAAAGAAAGCAATATAATTGAGATTGTTGATGCAGTTGATGACTTATCTATTGAAGAAATCCAAAAATTAGGAAGTAATTTAAGAAAATTCCCAATGGGGTGTGATTTGGTTGAGGTTGTTGTAGGACCATGTGCATCATCTTTAACATTAAATCAATTTGTGGAAAATTGTATTTTAACCGATTATATGGGATTTACCATACATGCCTGTGCCTATGCATTGGCAGATATTGGAGAGAAGGAAGGAATTCCTCCATTGGAAGTTATGAAGATGGTTTATGAGAATGTTGATGTCCCATTGGATTTAGATCACTTTGGGCAATATGGGGCTATGAGATTTCCAAAGGAAATAACTCATTGTATGGGGGAGTGCTACTACAAAGGCCCACCATACAAAGGATGTCCAAGAAAAAGAATACACAAGAGATTAATTGATAAAGAAAAGGAATATGCTCATGAATTTGAGGACTGGATAAAGTTAGCATCAACTGTATGTATAAATGTAGTTGAAGAACAGGGTGGAGAGGAACATGCAGCACCATTAGAGGAAATGGCGGTTGTTGCAAAGACAGCAAAGAAATATGGAAAAGGATTGGAAGGGATTTTCCATGTTGGGGATGGGTATGATGATTTGATAACAGGTCTAAAATCTTGCATTGACTTTGATGTTGATGTTTTGGTTGTTGAAGGAGCGCCTTTCAATAGAGCAAAGGATAGGTTAAAAGCATTTGCAAAGGCAATAGGTGTTTCAAGAATTTTGGTTAAGGGTGGGGTTGTTGCTACAAATGGGGCTTATGAAGATGAATGTAGGATTGGGTTGAGGAGTGGGCTTAATGTAATTATAAGCGGATTTAGTGGGAACCACCATGGATATATGTGTGGCTACTCTCCTGGAACAGCAAAGAGAGGCAACTTTGGATTGCCAAGGGTTATGAGGATAATTAAGGAAGAGATAAAGAACATGGATGTAACTTTGGTAAGTAGGCATGATTTAATTGCTATAGCAAGGAGTAGCAAATTTTTAGGAAATGTTGTTTATCCAGAAACATTGGGAGGCATGTTTATTGGGGATGCCCATTGGGTTGCTATTAAAAACAGCAAACTACATGACAAAGTTGGAATAAGGAAGACACTGGAAGATGTTGAAAATGAATATAATGGGGAGAAGTTGGGTTTCTTAGGGGGGAGATATATAGCATGGGGAATAGCAAAGAAGTTGATGCCAGAAGAGGTTTATGTTAGTGATGCTAATAAATGGGTTGAGGAGGCGACTGTTAAAATATTGAATGAAGTAGGAATAAATGCCTACAAATGCAATGGGAATGATGAAGAGGTTGTTAAAAATGCAGACAAGACATATATATGCTCTATGATTCCAGAGATAATTTTGAAAATAAAAAATAAGGTTGAAGCGGAGAGTTTAATGTGATAAAATGAATTGGAAGGGACACACAATTTTGGGGCTTATATTTGGATTGCCTTTTATCTCTTCCCCAGAGCAAATATTTTTGGTTTTGGCAGGGGCTTTATATCCAGATTTAGACCACGATGTTAAGGAGGATATTGTTAAGAGGGGGATTTATATCTCTTTTGGATTGGTATTTATAAATATTCTAATTTATTATTTCAAAAATGACTATTTTAATTTGGATTTGTTTATTTTGGCAGTTTCTGTTCTTTTAATTTATCTTATTCCATATTTTGCAAACCATAGGGGAATAACACATACATTTTTGGCATTAGTTTTTGTTTCAATAATTTTAGGGTTTTTGGCATTGAAATTAACAATATTTTCTCCAATATTGGCTGGGGTTGTTGTTCTGTATATGGTTGTTAATGAAAAGTTGTTAGGTAAGGTTTTAGTTATCGCATTGTTTGGATGGATTATTTTGGATATTTTAAAACTAAATCCTGCAATTAGTGGAAGTTTGTCATATATTTTGCCTATTGCAATAGGTTATTTATCCCATATTGTCGGTGATTCAACAACTCCCGCAGGAGTTAAGGCATTTTATCCAATATCTGACTACAAATTAAGAAAAAAAGAGGCACAAATATTAACAGGAATCTGGTTTTTAATGGTTCTTTATGTTTGGAAGGATGCAATATTGTCTTTATTAATTTTTAAAATAAT includes the following:
- a CDS encoding metal-dependent hydrolase; the protein is MNWKGHTILGLIFGLPFISSPEQIFLVLAGALYPDLDHDVKEDIVKRGIYISFGLVFINILIYYFKNDYFNLDLFILAVSVLLIYLIPYFANHRGITHTFLALVFVSIILGFLALKLTIFSPILAGVVVLYMVVNEKLLGKVLVIALFGWIILDILKLNPAISGSLSYILPIAIGYLSHIVGDSTTPAGVKAFYPISDYKLRKKEAQILTGIWFLMVLYVWKDAILSLLIFKII
- the hmdB gene encoding 5,10-methenyltetrahydromethanopterin hydrogenase cofactor biosynthesis protein HmdB, which gives rise to MVFKKIEENFKELKNGNEEFTKYGLIDKEDALKLFEINKWDDYLRLFNIASEVRDYFKKEIEITSTIHITNICKVNPKCLYCGFAAGTSREGYYNPFRISNEDIKKSAIAIEESGICRVSCSSAHGYEGREVLRALKIVKENTNLEVLVNAGADLTEESIKEMRKYNIDTICCNLETINEELFNKVKPGEKLKDRIKVCKLVRKYDIELSSGLLIGIGESYEDRVEHLFYLKELGVGEIPIMGFNPYKDTPMENHPKCSALEQAKTIAITRLIFPNIRITSPTPTIGAELVQFALLGGASNVATVIPDNHPMNIKGVGNPKTGNLNEVIKLIREIGLTPKIRKNRVGMKERN
- the hmdC gene encoding 5,10-methenyltetrahydromethanopterin hydrogenase cofactor biosynthesis protein HmdC, whose protein sequence is MRELIKDAINDLNAALELRKLIIKKLNENKIKESNIIEIVDAVDDLSIEEIQKLGSNLRKFPMGCDLVEVVVGPCASSLTLNQFVENCILTDYMGFTIHACAYALADIGEKEGIPPLEVMKMVYENVDVPLDLDHFGQYGAMRFPKEITHCMGECYYKGPPYKGCPRKRIHKRLIDKEKEYAHEFEDWIKLASTVCINVVEEQGGEEHAAPLEEMAVVAKTAKKYGKGLEGIFHVGDGYDDLITGLKSCIDFDVDVLVVEGAPFNRAKDRLKAFAKAIGVSRILVKGGVVATNGAYEDECRIGLRSGLNVIISGFSGNHHGYMCGYSPGTAKRGNFGLPRVMRIIKEEIKNMDVTLVSRHDLIAIARSSKFLGNVVYPETLGGMFIGDAHWVAIKNSKLHDKVGIRKTLEDVENEYNGEKLGFLGGRYIAWGIAKKLMPEEVYVSDANKWVEEATVKILNEVGINAYKCNGNDEEVVKNADKTYICSMIPEIILKIKNKVEAESLM